The nucleotide sequence GCGGGTTCGCGGTGCTTGCCGGGGATGCGCGTTTCCGCCGGCTCATCCTCGCCGCTGCCCTGGTGATCGGGGCGCATGCCATGCACGACGCCTTCGCCGTCATCGTCTGGCAGGCGGCGTCCCTTGCGCCTCGGATGGCGGGCCTGCTCTGGGCGGAAGCAGTCGCGGCGGAGGTGCTGGTGTTCCTCTGGCTCGGGCCGCGGCTCGTGGCGCGGATCGGCCCCGCGCGATCGCTGGTGCTGGCGGCCCTCGCGGGAGCGCTGCGCTGGGCGGTGCAGGCACAGACCACCTGGCTGCCCGCCCTCTTCGCGATCCAGGCGCTGCACGGGCTCACCTTCGGGCTCCTGCACCTCGCCTGCCTGCAGTTGATCGCGCAGATCGTGCCGGATCGCCGCCGGGCGACCGCGCTGACCCTCTACGGCACGTTCGGGCTCGGCCTCGCCTCGGCGCTTATGACGCTGCTGGCCGGCTGGCTCTATGCCCGGTTCGGCACGGGAGGCTTCTGGGTGATGGCCGCGGTGAGCCTCTCGGCCGTTCCCGTTGCGCGCGGGCTCTCGAACGTCCGATAAGCCGAATGTCCGAGCGGCACGAAGACATTCGCCTTCGCGCGCTGGGACATATATAGAACAAATCAGGCCGCTCTCGTGATTCCATGCCCGTCGTCGCCGACATCCTGATCCCGCTCGCGCTCGACACCGCCTACAGCTACGCGGTGCCGGCCGGGCTCACCCTCGCCGAGGGTGACATCGTGCAGGTGCCGCTCGGCCCGCGCGAGACGATCGGCGTGGTCTGGGGGCTCGACGAGCGGGCGTCCGGCGGCAATCTGCGGCCGGTGACGAGTCGGGTCGAAGCGCCGCCGCTCTCGGATTCCCTGCGCAAGCTGGTCGATTGGCTTGCCCGCTACACCCTGGCGCCGAAGGGCTCGGCGCTCGCCATGGCCCTGCGGCTCCCCGACGAGACCGCCCGCAACGAGGCGCCGCGCATCGGCGTGCGCCCCTCCGGCCGGCCGCCGTCCCGCCAGACGCCCGCCCGCGGCAAGGTGATGGCCGTGGCCGCCGACGGGGCAGTGCGGGGCAAGAGCGCGCTCGCCAAGGAGGCCGGCGTCTCGCTCAGCGTGGTCGATGGGCTGATCGACGACGGCGCGCTGGAGACGGTGGCGCTGATGCCCGAGCCCGTAGCCCTGCCGCCGGACCCGGACCATCCGCGGGTGCCGCTCTCGGACGCGCAGGCGGAGGCGGCGCATGCTCTGATCGCCAGCGCCCCCTCTCCGAAGGAAACGGTGACCGGAGAGACCATCCTCCTCGAAGGCGTCACCGGCTCGGGCAAGACCGAGGTTTATTTCGAGGCGGTCGCCGAATGCGTGCGGCAGGGCCGGCAGGCGCTGGTGCTGATGCCGGAAATCGCGCTCACCGCGCAGTTCCTCGATCGCTTCGCAGGCCGCTTCGGCGTGCGGCCGGCCACCTGGCATTCCGGTATCGGCGGCCGACGCCGCGAACGGTTGCGGGCGGGCGTGGCCGCGGGGGAGGTCTCGGTGGTGGTCGGCGCCCGCTCGGCCCTGTTCCTGCCATTCAAGAATCTCGGCCTCATCGTCGTCGATGAGGAGCACGAGACCGCCTATAAGCAGGAGGACGGCGTCCACTATCACGCCCGCGACATGGCGGTGGTGCGCGGCAAGATCGAGGGCTGTCCGGTGGTGCTGGCCTCGGCCACCCCTTCGATCGAGTCGCGAGTCAACGCGCAGAGCGGGCGCTACCGCCACGTCGCGCTCCCCGGCCGGTTCGGCGGACGGCCGCTGCCCGACATCGCGGCGATCGACATGCGCCTCGACAAGCCTGAGCGCGGGCGCTTCCTGTCGCCGCCGATGGTGAACGCGGTGAAATCGACGCTGGCGGCGGGCGATCAGGCGCTGCTGTTCCTCAACCGCCGGGGCTACGCGCCGCTCACCCTGTGTCGCGCCTGCGGCCACCGCTACCAGTGCCGCAACTGCTCGACTTGGCTCGTCGAGCACCGCTTCCGCCGGGCGCTGGTCTGCCATCAATGCGGCTACGCCGAGCGCAAGCCCGAGGCCTGTACCGAGTGCGGCGCCTTCGACCATCTCACGCCCTGCGGGCCCGGCGTCGAGCGGATCGCCGAGGAGGTGACCGAGCTGTTTCCCGAGCAGCGCATCGTCGTCTTATCGAGCGATTTCCCCGGCGGGGCGGAGCGGCTGCGCCAGGAACTCGAGACCGTGGCGGCGGGCGAATGCGACATCGTCATCGGCACGCAGCTCGTGGCCAAGGGCCACAATTTTCCGCACCTGACACTGGTGGGCGTGCTCGACGCCGATATCGGTCTCACCTCCGGCGATCCGCGCGCCGCCGAGCGCACCTTCCAGCTCCTGCAGCAGGTGACGGGGCGCGCGGGACGCGGCGAGCGGCCGGGGCGGGCCTTGGTCCAGACCTACCAGCCCGAGCATCCGGTCATCGCCGCGTTGCTCTCGGGCGATGCCGACCGGTTCTACGAGGAGGAGATCTGGGCCCGCGAGGCGGCGGGGCTGCCGCCGTTCGGGCGGCTCGCGGCGCTGATCGTCTCCGGCGAAGAGCGGGAGAAGGCCGAGGCGCATGGTCAGGCGCTCGCGCGGGTCGCCGATCCACCGGCCGGCGTCAGCGTGCTCGGCCCGGCCGAGGCGCCGCTCGCTCTGGTGCGCGGGCGCTGGCGCTTCCGGCTTCTGGTGAAGACCGAGCGGGGCATCGACGTGCAGAGCTATCTGCGGGACTGGCTGGCCCGCGGACCGAAGCCGCGGGGTAACCTCAAGGTCGCAATCGACGTGGACCCGCAGAGCTTTCTATAATCGGCGTCCTTCGCCGCCGGCTCGAGGTCCTCTCTCGGTCTCTGGCCCTCGGCTCATTCGAGGAGCGCCGCGCCTTGCTGACCTATGAGAAGAAGCCCGATTCCGCGATCGCCGAGATCGTCGTCGATGGAAAGATCTCCGACGAGGAGATGAACGCG is from Methylorubrum sp. B1-46 and encodes:
- a CDS encoding primosomal protein N', encoding MPVVADILIPLALDTAYSYAVPAGLTLAEGDIVQVPLGPRETIGVVWGLDERASGGNLRPVTSRVEAPPLSDSLRKLVDWLARYTLAPKGSALAMALRLPDETARNEAPRIGVRPSGRPPSRQTPARGKVMAVAADGAVRGKSALAKEAGVSLSVVDGLIDDGALETVALMPEPVALPPDPDHPRVPLSDAQAEAAHALIASAPSPKETVTGETILLEGVTGSGKTEVYFEAVAECVRQGRQALVLMPEIALTAQFLDRFAGRFGVRPATWHSGIGGRRRERLRAGVAAGEVSVVVGARSALFLPFKNLGLIVVDEEHETAYKQEDGVHYHARDMAVVRGKIEGCPVVLASATPSIESRVNAQSGRYRHVALPGRFGGRPLPDIAAIDMRLDKPERGRFLSPPMVNAVKSTLAAGDQALLFLNRRGYAPLTLCRACGHRYQCRNCSTWLVEHRFRRALVCHQCGYAERKPEACTECGAFDHLTPCGPGVERIAEEVTELFPEQRIVVLSSDFPGGAERLRQELETVAAGECDIVIGTQLVAKGHNFPHLTLVGVLDADIGLTSGDPRAAERTFQLLQQVTGRAGRGERPGRALVQTYQPEHPVIAALLSGDADRFYEEEIWAREAAGLPPFGRLAALIVSGEEREKAEAHGQALARVADPPAGVSVLGPAEAPLALVRGRWRFRLLVKTERGIDVQSYLRDWLARGPKPRGNLKVAIDVDPQSFL